A genomic stretch from Magnolia sinica isolate HGM2019 unplaced genomic scaffold, MsV1 ctg50, whole genome shotgun sequence includes:
- the LOC131236380 gene encoding histone H4-like: protein MSGRGKGGKGLGKGGAKRHRKVLRDNIQGITKPAIHRLARCGGVKRISGLIYEETRGVLKIFLENVIRNAVTYTEHARRKTVTAMDVVCALKRQGRTLYGFSG, encoded by the coding sequence atgtCCGGAAGAGGGAAAGGAGGGAAGGGATTGGGAAAGGGTGGAGCAAAGAGGCATAGGAAGGTCTTGAGAGACAACATCCAAGGTATTACTAAGCCTGCCATCCATCGTTTGGCTCGCTGTGGTGGGGTCAAGAGAATCAGCGGTCTGATCTACGAGGAGACGAGAGGAGTTCTCAAGATCTTCCTTGAAAACGTCATCCGTAATGCCGTCACCTACACCGAGCATGCTCGCCGCAAGACCGTCACCGCCATGGATGTTGTCTGCGCACTCAAACGCCAGGGCCGTACCCTTTACGGCTTTAGTGGCTGA